CAGCCGTTGGCCCAGGCGCGGTGCATGGCCGAACGCGTGCGCAAGCATGTGTTCGGTTGCAGGGGCGAGCGCCAGCAGTCGTCCGGTCTGGTCCAGCATGAACCAGCCTCCGCCGGCTCGCTCCAGCGCGGCACTGCCGGCCGCATCGGCGAGCGTATGCTGTGCAGCGGCCACAAACGTGCGCAGCGCCAATGCCGCATAAGGCGCGAGGGCCGATAGCAAGGCGCTGTCCGCCGCCGTGCAGGGACGCTCGCTCGCGAGCACCAGCCAGGCGCTTGCCGCCGGATCGTCGAGCAGGCGCACGGCGCGCTCATCGGCCAGTCCCAGCTTGCGCATGTCCTGGCGACGGCGTGCCTGGCGGACGGGATCGTGGTCGTCGAACTCGTCGCCGCTGTAGACGCGGCCGGGACGCAGGCGATCGTACTGGATGCGATCCGTCAGGTTCAGTTCGTTGAGGCCGAGTTCACGGGCACGGCGCGGAATGTCCGGGCCGACGAAGAACTGCGAGACGTCGCCACCATGCTTTGGCTGGATCAGGATGGCCACGAAGGTGGCGCGCGCGCGCCTTCGCAGCCGCTCCAGAAAGGTGGAGAACGGTGAAGCTTCGGTGCTGCCGGCGAACAGGGGCAGGAGCAGATCGGTCTCGTCTCTACTCGTAAGGGCCATGGCCTCCCATATGGGAGGTTTGCGCCCGTGTCACCTCTGCAAAGAGAATGGCAACCCGGCAAACGGAGAGGGACTTTGACCACACTCACGCACCTGGAACGGCTCGAAGCCGAATCGATCCACATCATCCGCGAGGTCGTTGCCGAGGCTGAAAAGCCGGTGATGCTGTACTCCGTGGG
The Novosphingobium sp. 9U DNA segment above includes these coding regions:
- a CDS encoding helix-turn-helix transcriptional regulator translates to MALTSRDETDLLLPLFAGSTEASPFSTFLERLRRRARATFVAILIQPKHGGDVSQFFVGPDIPRRARELGLNELNLTDRIQYDRLRPGRVYSGDEFDDHDPVRQARRRQDMRKLGLADERAVRLLDDPAASAWLVLASERPCTAADSALLSALAPYAALALRTFVAAAQHTLADAAGSAALERAGGGWFMLDQTGRLLALAPATEHMLAHAFGHAPRLGQRLREFGPGVERALVEAAAAYAETPLAAERAMLLSPEPRIEALLSPARETGSLLGNAALIAHCRQPRASSPARAEHLATLYDLPRREAELAVLLASGLSLAEAGDAMGLTIETTRNYSKRLFAKLGVRGQAEAVRLVYESCAVLG